The following proteins are encoded in a genomic region of Salvelinus namaycush isolate Seneca chromosome 12, SaNama_1.0, whole genome shotgun sequence:
- the LOC120057193 gene encoding uncharacterized protein LOC120057193, translating into MCFKKNLAWLLLCYEVPQTNLSTPSRNMNGSQVCLLLYSVVLMGYGANPDTTMGPSVTTGLTTATNQTSTTHSTRATSVTNIPATTNTPSRAYTKANPNPCADCLFKEMDATILLIVTGCLVVLCTILLVSTVVLLYQVFHLKHQLCSRTISSHPTRSNVDLVSGSGHWGTGQKTKERPGSEPSETSLMMPELRQTQEGERGKEEEPEKEVKEQGKHETAKATPKKKEEAAATANVTSGSAENGASTPSQESPVTNNQPAEPSDPAATTASPSSQAFSDVVVG; encoded by the exons AtgtgttttaaaaaaaatcttgCCTGGCTTCTCCTGTGTTACGAAGTACCACAAACAAACTTGTCAACTCCGTCAAG AAATATGAATGGCTCCCAGGTCTGCCTCTTGCTGTACAGTGTAGTACTAATGGGATATGGGGCTAACCCTGACACAACCATGGGACCATCTGTAACTACAGGTTTAACCACAGCAACAAATCAAACCTCAACAACACACTCCACTAGGGCAACATCTGTAACCAACATCCCAGCAACCACCAACACACCATCCAGAGCCTACACTAAGGCCAATCCCAATCCCTGTGCCGACTGTCTGTTTAAAGAGATGGATGCCACCATCCTGCTGATAGTGACGGGTTGCCTGGTGGTCCTGTGTACCATCCTGCTGGTCTCCACCGTGGTGCTGTTATACCAGGTGTTCCACCTGAAACACCAGCTATGTAGCAGAACCATCAGCAGCCACCCCACCCGCAGCAACGTAGACCTGGTGAGTGGTTCTGGGCACTGGGGCACTGGGCAGAAGACCAAGGAGAGGCCTGGCTCTGAGCCCAGTGAGACCAGCCTGATGATGCCAGAGCTCAGACAGAcgcaggagggggagaggggcaagGAAGAGGAGCCAGAGAAGGAAGTCAAGGAGCAAGGGAAACATGAGACGGCGAAAGCCACGCCCAAGAAGAAAGAGGAGGCGGCAGCCACAGCTAACGTCACGTCAGGAAGTGCTGAAAATGGAGCGTCGACCCCCAGCCAGGAGAGCCCAGTCACCAACAACCAGCCTGCAGAGCCCTCTGACCCCGCAGCCACAACagcctctccttcctcccaggcCTTCAGTGATGTGGTGGTGGGGTGA